The Streptomyces sp. NBC_00691 genome has a segment encoding these proteins:
- a CDS encoding spore photoproduct lyase family protein gives MRQSSGDPGPPGDDADGLFSMSDLAAAATPTEATDGRRFREGPQARRLLDVREIHAEPAAADSLRGRQIISRFPEARLIETDSHWRIPHLHGNEGNVERWVRVKRDTLVLGERKSFGIRPNGRSADWIAPGLSNGCAMACAYCYVPRRKGFANPITVFTNVERVLGSLSRHIAGLGRKQEPSQCDEHAWVYDIGENGDCSVDDLISDNTADLIRAFRRWPTAKASFATKFVNPDLLRLDPRGRTRIRFSVMPSDDSRLLDIRTSPVPDRLAAAADFLDAGYEVHFNLSPVVIRTGWQQAWADVLRAMDDVLPRRVKTQAAAEIILLTHNQDLHQVNLGWHPRAEDVLWRPDIQQPKRSENGSWNVRYRNAIKAEAVDTLTRLVEDRAPWLRVRYAF, from the coding sequence ATGCGACAGAGTTCCGGAGACCCCGGCCCGCCGGGGGACGACGCCGACGGGTTGTTCAGCATGAGCGACCTCGCCGCCGCCGCGACGCCGACGGAAGCCACGGACGGGCGTCGGTTCCGCGAGGGGCCGCAGGCGCGCAGGCTGCTCGACGTGAGGGAGATCCACGCCGAGCCGGCCGCCGCGGACTCGTTGCGGGGGCGGCAGATCATCTCGCGCTTTCCCGAGGCCCGGCTCATCGAGACCGACTCCCACTGGCGCATTCCGCATCTGCACGGCAATGAAGGAAACGTGGAGCGATGGGTGAGGGTCAAGCGCGACACCCTCGTCCTGGGCGAACGGAAGTCCTTCGGTATCCGGCCCAACGGACGCTCCGCCGACTGGATCGCCCCGGGGCTCTCCAACGGCTGCGCCATGGCCTGTGCGTACTGCTACGTCCCGAGGCGCAAGGGGTTCGCGAACCCCATCACGGTGTTCACCAACGTCGAGCGGGTCCTGGGCAGCCTGAGTCGCCACATCGCCGGGCTGGGGCGCAAGCAGGAACCCAGCCAATGCGATGAGCACGCCTGGGTGTACGACATCGGGGAGAACGGCGACTGCTCGGTCGACGACCTCATCAGTGACAACACCGCCGACCTGATCCGCGCGTTCCGACGGTGGCCCACCGCCAAGGCCTCGTTCGCCACCAAGTTCGTCAATCCCGACCTGCTACGGCTCGATCCGCGGGGCCGTACCAGGATCCGGTTCTCGGTCATGCCGTCCGACGACTCCCGGCTCCTCGACATCCGGACCAGTCCCGTCCCGGACCGTCTCGCCGCCGCCGCGGACTTCCTCGACGCCGGGTACGAGGTGCACTTCAACCTGTCCCCGGTGGTGATCCGCACCGGTTGGCAACAGGCCTGGGCCGATGTGCTCCGGGCCATGGACGACGTGCTCCCGCGGCGGGTGAAGACCCAGGCGGCGGCGGAGATCATCCTGCTGACCCACAACCAGGACCTGCACCAGGTCAATCTCGGCTGGCACCCGCGCGCGGAGGACGTTCTCTGGCGTCCGGACATCCAGCAGCCCAAGCGCTCCGAGAACGGCAGCTGGAACGTGCGCTACCGCAATGCGATCAAG